One stretch of Patagioenas fasciata isolate bPatFas1 chromosome 9, bPatFas1.hap1, whole genome shotgun sequence DNA includes these proteins:
- the LXN gene encoding latexin isoform X3, producing MLFMFSLFRTSVMLGDSTVNCTAEVLYHLGNRNTPPDVQFMIEGELESSDEADQQFYNQIKSLEKELVAENIPDSHGNVPPALVPVRLLAWAAAGYVIWQNSTEDTELHLAQIKHVKQVKRSDEQLEFDYVILLHDVVSQDIIPWRITVLWHPQRGVQVTRAVNQDTRQCNGAAGGAAAGAPAPQ from the exons GACAGCACTGTTAACTGCACTGCTGAGGTTCTGTATCATCTGGGCAACAGAAACACCCCTCCCGATGTGCAGTTCATGATTGAAGGAGAACTCGAGAGCAGCGATGAAGCAGATCAGCAGTTCTACAACCAAATCAAGAGCCTGGAGAAGGAGCTTGTGGCAGAAAACATACCAG acagccacgggaacgtgccccCGGCGCTGGTCCCCGTCCGCCTGCTCGCCTGGGCTGCCGCTGGCTACGTGATCTGGCAGAACTCGACCGAAGACACCGAGCTCCATCTCGCCCAAATCAAACACGTGAAGCAAGTG AAGAGAAGCGATGAGCAGCTTGAATTTGACTACGTGATTTTACTCCACGACGTGGTATCCCAG GACATCATTCCCTGGCGAATTACAGTTCTCTGGCACCCCCAGCGCGGCGTTCAAGTCACACGAGCAGTCAACCAGGACACGCGCCAGTGTAACGGAGCGGCAGGTGGTGCCGCggcaggagctccagcgccacaATGA